One Fibrobacter sp. UBA4297 DNA window includes the following coding sequences:
- the argB gene encoding acetylglutamate kinase, whose amino-acid sequence MKKVVVKIGGSLAIDEAKLADFVAAVSKLPAMGCQVAVVHGGGKDINENISLLREQPTFIDGLRVTTPSIMKMVEMTLSGHVNKKLVRMLLENNCNAVGLSGVDGKLFEVVKKQGKVDLGLVGEVKKVNPQIVETLWSAGFVPVVSPISIGPDENGKAVSWNVNADTAASELAVALHADQFVLVSDVPGVMDDSKTVIPELTEDASEALIASGVINGGMIPKVRESFKSIERGLKSIHIVGWKDADHFVKQINGELNYGTILG is encoded by the coding sequence ATGAAAAAAGTGGTTGTAAAAATTGGTGGCAGCTTGGCAATCGACGAAGCCAAGTTGGCCGATTTTGTGGCGGCAGTCAGCAAGCTTCCGGCTATGGGCTGCCAAGTGGCCGTGGTGCACGGCGGTGGCAAGGACATCAACGAAAACATCTCCTTGCTCCGAGAACAACCCACCTTTATCGACGGTCTCCGAGTCACGACGCCTTCTATCATGAAGATGGTCGAAATGACGCTCTCGGGACACGTCAACAAGAAGCTCGTGCGAATGCTCCTCGAAAACAATTGCAACGCTGTCGGCCTCAGTGGCGTCGATGGCAAGTTGTTTGAAGTGGTCAAGAAGCAGGGCAAGGTGGATCTTGGCCTCGTGGGCGAAGTCAAGAAGGTCAATCCGCAGATTGTGGAAACACTTTGGTCTGCAGGCTTTGTTCCGGTCGTAAGCCCGATTTCTATCGGTCCGGACGAAAACGGCAAGGCTGTGAGCTGGAACGTGAATGCTGATACTGCCGCAAGCGAACTGGCTGTGGCACTCCACGCTGACCAGTTCGTGCTGGTGAGCGATGTTCCGGGCGTGATGGACGACTCCAAGACCGTCATTCCTGAACTCACGGAAGATGCAAGCGAAGCCCTCATTGCTTCTGGCGTCATCAACGGCGGCATGATCCCGAAGGTCCGCGAAAGCTTCAAGAGTATTGAACGCGGCCTCAAGAGCATTCACATTGTCGGCTGGAAGGATGCCGACCACTTTGTAAAACAAATTAATGGAGAACTGAACTATGGCACAATCCTTGGCTAA
- a CDS encoding ferredoxin translates to MAITKVWLDESSDECVSCGACEATCDAVFSVPEKMVVKEGVDYSAYENEIKDAADSCPAGVIKFS, encoded by the coding sequence ATGGCAATTACGAAAGTTTGGCTCGATGAATCTAGCGACGAATGCGTCTCCTGCGGCGCTTGCGAAGCAACTTGCGATGCAGTCTTCTCCGTTCCGGAAAAGATGGTCGTTAAGGAAGGCGTTGATTACAGCGCATACGAAAACGAAATCAAGGACGCAGCTGACAGCTGCCCGGCCGGCGTGATCAAGTTCTCGTAA
- a CDS encoding Tex family protein, with amino-acid sequence MDFSAIIAEELNLEVWRVSKALELMDQGGTIPFIARYRKDQTGTLNEIELRDISHRRDYLQELVDRKETILKSIEEQGKLTPELKAQIEACKDKTLLEDIYAPFKPKKRTRATIAKELGLEPLARLMWAQENTGNTAEEIARIYLSEEKGLADPRAALKGAADILAEEVADNAEYRQYLRNKVEKTGVMVSKVKKDFEKQETKFKDYYDFSEPVSKIPSHRMLALRRGEKEKVLRLSIEVPNEEMIGYLQNQVIKHDSVWKPYLEDMCKDAWERLLQPSMESEVRLLLKDAAEEEAFKVFSKNLQDVLLAAPAGHKAVLALDPGFRTGCKVAVLDKNGKFMDHGIIKPHEPWNDKAGAAVYLMSLIDKYQIDLIAIGNGTASRETDAFCGEMALKFKGKVPPRVIVSEAGASVYSASMIAIAEFPKEDVTTRGAISIGRRLQDPLAELVKVDPQSIGVGQYQHDVNQRELKKRLDEVVESCVNMVGVDVNSASAPLLSHVAGLSNTLSEAIVKYREENGAYASREDLKKVKGFGPKAFEQAAGFMRIPGAENPLDDSAVHPENYALVEKMAEKVGVPVKEIVGNADAVKGIKLDEFLSDEVGRATLEDILKELQKPSRDPRKEFRYAKFDDRIKTINDLVTGSWMEGVVTNVANFGAFVDIGVHQDGLVHISEISDKYVTDAKDVLTVGDVVKVRVVAVDANQKRISLSMKQEQTDGVAGAGANGPRGQRVGGPRGNFGHRDGGARPQGGIQGHATIADLKNKIAGKERPGFAPKKANAAQPAKLNALLKSMKKGF; translated from the coding sequence ATGGATTTTTCTGCGATTATTGCTGAAGAGCTGAATCTTGAAGTGTGGCGCGTATCTAAGGCGCTCGAACTTATGGACCAGGGGGGCACGATCCCCTTTATCGCCCGTTACCGCAAGGACCAGACGGGTACTTTGAACGAAATTGAACTCCGCGACATCAGCCACCGTCGCGACTACCTCCAGGAACTTGTGGACCGCAAGGAAACGATCCTCAAGAGCATCGAGGAACAGGGCAAGCTCACGCCGGAACTCAAGGCACAGATTGAAGCTTGCAAGGACAAGACTCTTCTCGAAGATATTTACGCTCCGTTCAAGCCGAAGAAGCGTACTCGCGCAACGATTGCAAAGGAACTTGGTCTGGAACCGCTTGCCCGCCTGATGTGGGCTCAGGAAAATACCGGAAACACGGCAGAAGAAATTGCACGCATTTATTTGTCCGAAGAAAAAGGCCTTGCCGACCCGCGTGCCGCCCTCAAGGGTGCTGCAGACATCTTGGCCGAAGAAGTTGCAGACAACGCCGAATACCGTCAGTACCTCCGCAACAAGGTCGAAAAGACTGGTGTTATGGTTTCCAAGGTCAAGAAGGATTTCGAAAAGCAAGAAACCAAGTTCAAGGACTACTACGACTTTAGCGAACCGGTCTCCAAGATCCCGAGCCACCGTATGCTCGCTCTCCGCCGTGGCGAAAAGGAAAAGGTGCTTCGCCTCTCCATCGAAGTCCCGAACGAAGAAATGATCGGTTACCTCCAGAATCAGGTCATCAAGCACGACTCTGTCTGGAAGCCGTATCTCGAAGATATGTGCAAGGACGCTTGGGAACGCTTGCTCCAGCCGAGCATGGAAAGCGAAGTGCGCCTCCTCCTCAAGGACGCCGCCGAAGAAGAAGCTTTCAAGGTGTTCTCCAAGAACCTCCAGGACGTTTTGCTCGCCGCTCCGGCAGGCCACAAGGCTGTGCTCGCCCTCGACCCGGGTTTCCGTACGGGTTGCAAGGTCGCTGTGCTCGACAAAAACGGCAAGTTCATGGATCACGGCATCATCAAGCCGCATGAACCGTGGAACGACAAGGCCGGAGCCGCAGTTTATCTGATGAGCCTCATCGACAAGTATCAGATTGACCTCATCGCTATTGGTAATGGTACGGCAAGCCGCGAAACGGACGCTTTCTGTGGTGAAATGGCTCTCAAGTTCAAGGGCAAGGTTCCGCCGCGCGTTATCGTTTCTGAAGCGGGTGCTTCTGTCTATAGCGCAAGCATGATCGCTATCGCCGAATTCCCGAAGGAAGACGTGACGACCCGTGGCGCTATTTCTATTGGCCGCCGCTTGCAGGACCCACTCGCTGAACTTGTCAAGGTCGATCCGCAGTCCATTGGCGTGGGCCAGTACCAGCACGACGTGAACCAGCGCGAACTCAAGAAGCGTTTGGACGAAGTCGTAGAAAGCTGCGTGAACATGGTCGGTGTTGACGTGAACAGCGCTTCTGCTCCGCTCCTCTCTCACGTGGCAGGCCTCAGCAACACGCTCTCTGAAGCGATTGTGAAGTACCGTGAAGAAAACGGCGCTTATGCAAGTCGCGAAGACTTGAAGAAGGTGAAGGGCTTTGGCCCGAAGGCGTTCGAACAAGCTGCTGGCTTTATGCGTATCCCGGGTGCTGAAAATCCGCTCGACGATTCCGCCGTGCATCCTGAAAACTACGCTCTTGTCGAAAAGATGGCTGAAAAGGTCGGCGTTCCGGTCAAGGAAATTGTCGGCAATGCAGACGCTGTGAAGGGCATCAAGCTCGACGAATTCCTCTCCGACGAAGTCGGTCGTGCTACTTTGGAAGATATCCTCAAGGAACTCCAGAAGCCGAGCCGCGACCCGCGTAAGGAATTCCGTTATGCTAAGTTCGATGACCGCATCAAGACCATCAACGACCTCGTGACGGGTAGCTGGATGGAAGGTGTCGTGACCAACGTTGCTAACTTCGGTGCTTTCGTGGACATCGGCGTGCATCAGGACGGTCTCGTTCACATTTCTGAAATCAGCGACAAGTATGTGACGGACGCTAAGGACGTGCTTACGGTCGGTGACGTGGTGAAGGTTCGCGTGGTTGCAGTCGATGCAAACCAGAAGCGCATCAGCCTTTCCATGAAGCAGGAACAGACGGACGGTGTTGCCGGTGCTGGCGCAAACGGTCCTCGTGGTCAGCGCGTGGGAGGCCCGCGTGGTAACTTCGGTCATCGCGACGGTGGTGCTCGCCCGCAGGGTGGCATCCAGGGTCATGCAACGATTGCCGACCTCAAGAACAAGATTGCCGGTAAGGAACGCCCGGGCTTTGCTCCGAAGAAGGCAAACGCCGCTCAGCCCGCCAAGCTGAATGCTCTTCTTAAGTCCATGAAAAAGGGCTTCTAG